TCGAAGGGCAGCGGCTCGGCGTCTGCGTCGGCCGGCTCGACCCCGACCCCATGGGCACCGTTGCCGTTGGCCAAGCCCGCTGCGTGGCGGCCGCCGGCCGGGTCGGTCGGGTCGGCGACCGGACCGCCGGGCTGCGGTGGCGCGGCCCCGCCGAAGAGGTCGAGGAACGGCGAGTCGATGTCGGCCTCGGGCGGCGCGGGACGGCGCCCGGCCGGCACGCTGCGGCCGCGCTCGTCGGCCGGGCGGGAGCGGGCCGGCCCCGGCGCTTGGAAGACGGCGACCGAGCCGTGGCCCGGAGTGGTCACCAGCTCGTTATCCGTGCGATCCTCATCAAGATCCGTCGCAGGGTAGTCGCTTGATCGCGGACGGTGACCAGCGCTTCCGGACTGCGTGTCGGCCGGACGGGACTCCGGCGGGACCGGTCGATTCATGCGAGGACCTCGCTCCGTTCCGCGAACGCGCCTCGGGGGTGCCGGGTCATACCAGCTCCTCGCGAATCCGGATCTTGGTTGCGACCAGACGTGGGTCGCGCTGCTCGACGGCGGGCTCGCGGGTGCGGCGCCAGTCGGTGAGCGCGGTGCGGATCACCACTCGGGCCGGGCGGTCGGGGTCGACGTGCCTAAAGATGAACGACGTCGTCACGATGGCGAGCGCGATCTCCCAGGCCGGGAACAGGTCGACGCGGAACGTGAAGAGATAGTGGATGAAGACATAGAGCGGCACGAGGAGCATGAACAGCCCGTATTGCGCGTAGGGCAGGTGGACCGGAAGCGTGTATCCCGGCGGGCCCAGGTAGACCAGGCGAGCCCGGTAGATGTCGTCGTCGGTGCGCAGCCGCATCTCGTGCCCCGCGGCCTATTCGAAGATCAGCTGGATCAGGAAGTCGCCGACGAAGAACAGCGTCGCCGCGCCCGCGATGAACGCTAGGCCGACGATGGCGATGGCCGAGCTGGTCAGGACCTTGGAGACCTCACCCTTGCTCGCGCGTCCGATAAAGATCACGCCAAGGACCGCGAGCAGGATCGGCGCCACCTTGCCAGCGAAGAAGCTGACGATGTTTTGCGTGTCGATGCCCTTGGGGTCTGCCTCACCCGCTATGACGTGGGCGAGCACGCCCGACGCCTGCTGGACGAGCTCAGTGGCGATCATCGGAAAAACCTCCCCGGTGCCGAGCGGCCGGCGGAGCCGCGGCACTGTGATTGTCAGGCGTTCGGGTGACGTTTTGTCGTACGTCGTGTCCGGCAACCTGGGTGTTGTGCGCTCACCGCTAACGGTGTCTCATACTCGGGTGTTTTGTCCCGCTTTCGGCCCGTCTCCTCCGTCTTGGCGCCGGAATCATTAGCAATTGCAAAGCGTACGGCGGAGCCCTCCTTCGAACAAGCTACGAAGAATGGGCCCGGTGTGGCCCCTGTGCCCGGTGTGGCGGCCGTGGCACACGAGTTCGAAAATCGAGACGGTACGGTCTACGGGTGGCCGATCTGCTGCGGTCGCCCGACCCCGTGGTGATGGGCGTCCTCAACGTCACGCCCGACTCGTTCTCCGACGGCGGGCGCTACTTCTCCACCGACGCCGGCGGCGGTCTCGCCGCCGCTGTCGAACACGGCCTGGCCATGCACCGCGACGGCGCGCACCTGGTCGACGTCGGCGGCGAGTCGACCCGGCCGGGCGCCGATCGGGTCGACCCCGAGACCGAGGCGGCCCGGGTCCTGCCGGTCATCCGCGAGCTCGCCGCGTTCGGTGTCCCGATGAGCATCGACACCACCCGGGCCAGTGTCGCCGCGGCCGCGCTGGAAGCCGGCGCGACCGTGGTCAACGACGTCTCCGGCGGCCTCGCCGATCCCGACATGGCCAAGGTGGTGGCCGGCGCCGGCTGCCCGTGGGTGCTGATGCACTGGCGCGGCCACTCCCGCCGGATGGCCGACCTGGCCAACTACCGCGACGTGGTCTCCGAGGTCCGCGCCGAGCTGAGCCAGCGGATCGACGACGCGCTCGCCGCCGGTGTGCCCGCCGACCGGATCGTGATCGACCCCGGCCTGGGTTTCGCCAAGAATGCCGAGCACAACTGGCAGCTCACGATCCGGTTGCCGGAGTTCATCTCGCTGGGCTACCCGGTGCTGTTCGCCGCGAGCCGCAAGTCCTACCTCGGCCGGCTGCTCGCCGGGCCCGACGGCGCACCTCGGCCGGTCGACCAGCGCACCGCCGCGACCGTCGCGACCAGCGTGCTCGCGGTCGCCGCCGGTGCCTGGGGCGTGCGGGTGCACGACGTGCGGGAGACTACCGACGCGATCGCCGTGTGGCGGGCCAGTGGACGCCCGCGGCTGGCTCAACCGGGGGAGAACCACGATGGCTGACCGGATCACGCTCAAGGGGCTGCGGGCCCGCGGCCGGCACGGCGTGCTGCCGGCCGAGCGCGCCGAGGGGCAGGACTTTCTGGTCGACGTCGCCCTCGAGCTCGACCTGAGCGCGGCCGCCCGCGACGACGACCTGACCAAGACGGTCGACTACGGGGTGCTGGCCGGCAAGCTGGTCAAGGTGATCACCGGTGAGCCGGTCGACCTGATCGAGACGCTCGCCGACCGGCTGGTCGACGTCTGCCTCGACGACGAGCGGGTGCAGACCGCGACGGTCACCGTGCACAAGCCGCACGCGCCGATCCCGCACGAGTTCGCCGACGTCGCGGTGCGCCTGCGGCGCGGGAGGGCGGAGCGCTGACCCGGGCCGTCCTGTCGCTCGGCAGCAATCTTGGTGACCGGCTGGCCCACTTGACGGCCGCCATTGCCGAGCTGACGCCCGTACTCGAATCGGTGTCAAAGGTTTATGAGACCCCGCCTTGGGGCGATCCGGACCAGCCGAGCTATCTCAATGCCATCGCGCTGGTGAAAGACGAAACCGCGACCGCGCGTGACTGGCTCGACCGGGCACAGGCGATCGAAACCGAAGAAGGTCGGGTACGCGACCCCAATAGGCAATTCGGCCCGCGTACGCTCGATATCGATGTGATTGTCGTGTTCGACGCCGAGGGCCAACCGGTGCTCAGCGACGATCCGGTGCTGACGTTGCCGCATCCCCGGGCCCATCTGCGGGCGTTCGTGCTCCGGCCGTGGGCCGACCTCGATCCAGACGGTGAGCTGCCCGGTCACGGCCGGATCGACGACCTGCTGCGCGGCGAGCCGCTCGCGAGCGACGTCGCGGCGGTGCGTGCCCGACCGGATCTGCGGATACAGTCGGCGGGATGAGCCAGCAGTCTCCCCCGCGCGGCCCCGGGCCGCACCGGCCCCGGATGGGTCCGACCCAGCCGGCGACGCTGGTGCTCGCCGCGCTGGTGGCCGCCGCCCTTGCGTGGCTGCTGGTCAGCATGACCTACGCGAGCCTGCCCGACCTGCCCTGGTCGCCGACCGCCGTGCTGGCCGGCCTGGGCGTGCTGGAGGGCTATCTCGCGCTCAACACCCGGGCCCGCATACAGCGCAAGCCCGGCCACCCCGCGGTCGACCCGCTCGCGGTGGCGCGCTTCGCGGTGCTGGCCAAGGCGTCGTCGCTGGTCGGCGCGATCTTCGGCGGGTTCTTCGCCGGTTTGCTGATCTTTTTGATCTTCAAGCACACCGATGCCGCCCACCACGACCTGCCGGCCGCGATCGGTGGTGTGGTCGGCTCGATCATCCTGGTCATCGCCGCGTTGTTCCTCGAACGCGCCTGCCGCGTGCCCAAGCGCGACGACGAAGACGAGAACCACGACGACGACGCCCGGTCGACCCGGCCCTGAGCCGGCCGCCCGTCGTGCACAGGGGGTGACGTGCGGGCATAGGCGCGGTTAGGGTGCGTGCGAATGGTAGGAAGGCGCGCACCTGATGGGCTACGACGATTCGATTTACCGGCGACGCGAGGGCGACAGTCTCGACGCGGGCGGTCCGGGCGACTACCGCGACGACTATCCGTCGGGCGAGTTCGGCATTGGTGACCTGCGCAGCACGGACACCACCGACCCCGGGCGGCAGGGCGTTCCCGCGGCGGTCCTCGACGACGTCTTCGACGACCCCGCGCACGGTGAGCCGGGGCGCGACCGGTTGGCGTTCCACATCATCTGGGAGGTCGTCCTCCTGCTCGCGGTCGGTGGCGTCGGCTACCTCCTGATCCGCGAAGACTCCGGAGCGTTACGCGGAAACGCGCTCGAGCAACTGCTGGTCGCCGGTGCGGCGCTGGGTCTGCTCGCGATGGGGGCCGGCCTGACGCTGCGCGCGGGCGCGGTCAACCTCGCACTCGGCCCGGTCGCGGTCGCTTCGGCGCTGCACTTCGCCGAAAACGGCGACCGCGGCATCGTCCCCACGCTCGCCCAGGCCACGGTCGCCGCCCTCGTGCTCGGCCTGCTGGTGGGCATCGTCGTGGTGGTCTTCCACGTTCCTGGCTGGGCGGCCAGCCTCGCCGCCGCGCTCGGCGTGCTGGTCTTCATCCAGCGCCGGCCCCTGCCGGTCAACGTGCAGGGCGGCTACGACCCCACCGATCACGCGCTCTACCTCTTCGCCGGCGTCGCCATCGTGGCCGTGCTGGGTGGCCTGCTCGGCACCGTCAAGTCGGTCCGCCGCTCGGTCGGCCGGTTCCGCCCGGTCGCCGACCCGGCCCGGCGACGCGGCCCGGTCGCCGCGGCGCTCACCGGCGGCGCGATCGCCATCTCGATGCCTCTCGCGGCCGGCGCCGGCGTGCTGATCGCCGCCTCCTCCGACGGCCCGATCGCGCCCAGCAGCGGCCTCGAGTGGACCGGCCTCGCGGTCGGCGCGGCGCTGCTCGGCGGCACCAGTGCCTACGGCCGTCGCGGTGGGGTCTTCGGCACGGTCTTCGCCGTGGCGCTGCTCGTCGTCGGTCAGCGCTACATCACCGAGCGCGGCTGGGACGACATCACGCCCGCGGTGCTGGGCGCCGGGGCGGTCGCGCTCGGCCTGGTGGTGACCCGGCTCGTGGAGACGTTCGGGCGGCCCAAGTCGGCCGGGATCGACGACACCCCCTGGCAGACCACCACCACGGGCCCGCCGATGGCGCCGGCGCCGGCCCCGCGCTCACCGATCGGCGAGCGCACCGACTCGTGGTCGTCGACGTTGCCGGCACAGCCGACCGAGAGCCGGGCCGACACCTGGGACACCGAGCGGTGGAGTGGCGGAGACCGCTGACCCGACCCGGGCGTCCGGGCGGTTGGCGGGCTAGGCTCGGATCATGACCGAATCGCCGGAGTTCGCCGCGCTGGACGCCCTGTCCACCGAGGAGTTGCGCGAGCGGGCGTTCCACGTCGCGCGCAAGCACCTCGACGTGGGTTTCTACTGGGACATCGTGCAGCACCTGCCGGACGCCGAGAACGCGGCGAGCCTCGATGGCGGGTCCCACGCGTTTGGCCCGACCCTCGACGAGTGGTACGCGCTCTTCCGGGAGTTCGAGGGGCACGACTTCGGCGACGACGAGCCGCTGCTGCGGGCGAAGTTCATCGACTACCTGCTCAAGCACGACGCACCCAAGTAGGGCCCGCGCGGGCATCGGACAAATCGATGCATATAACTCGCGTAGGTTTCGGGGCCGGATTCCGCCGGGAATTACGGCGCCATGGCTCTCACCAACCGATACAAGACCGCTACCGGATCGGGCACCATCGCTGCCCTGGTCCTGGTGCTGGTCTTCGGTAGCCCCTGGTATCGCGACTGGGTCACCTCGAACTACTCCGACAAGACGGCCGGCGGTTGGTTCCTCCGCCTGCTCGCCTACCCGGCGTGGCGGTTCGACTCCAGCGACTCGCTCCGGGATGTGCTTGCCGACGACCTGCGCGCGATTCTCGTCGTGGTGCTCACGGCGCTGTTCCTCTACCTGCTGCCCGGCAGCCAACTCGCCCGGGCCCGCGGCACTCTCAGCCAGTTCTTCGCCGGCTGGGGCGCCTACATCTTCGCCGGCGCGTTCGCCGGTCTGATCACCGCGCTGGTGCACAGCAACCCGTCGCTGCTGAGCGCGTTCAACGCCGCCGGCCAGGGCGCCGCCTACGGCCTGTTCGTCGGCTGGATCATCGGCATCGCCACGTTGGGCGGCTGGCGAGGCACCCGAAGCTGACCCGCGCCGACCAGCCGAGGACCCGTCATTCCCCCGACGGGTCTTCGGCCTGTTCGGCGGGGTAGTCGATGCTCAGGATCCGGTGCCGGCTGATCAGGCCGGCCGTGCGCGCGCCGTCCTTGACCTCGGCGTAGTCGGCGTTGGTGACCAGCATCGCCGCGAGCGCGTCGTAGAGCGAGGTGCCCAGGTCGACGGCCGGCAGTTGGTCGGTCACGTCGCCGGCCGGGGTCAGCATGTCTTCGGTGACCGGCATCACGGCGAGCCGGCGGATGCCGCGGTCCTTGCCGACGAACTCGCGGACGAACGGCGACGCCGGCTCACCGAGGAGTTGCGCCGGGGTGCCGAACTGCTCGAGGTGGCCGCCCTGCGAGAGGACCACGATCCGGTCGCCCATCCGCACGGCCTCGTCGAGGTCGTGGGTGACCAGCACCACGGTCTTGCGCACTTCGGCCTGCAGCCGAAGGAACTCGCGCTGCAAACCGGAGCGGGCGATCGGGTCGACGGCGGAGAAGGGCTCATCCATCAGGAGTACGACGGGGTCGGCGGCCAGGGCGCGCGCGAAGCCGACCCGCTGGCGCTGACCGCCGGAGAGCTCGTGCGGGTAGCGCTTGCCGTAGCGGGCCGGGTCGAGGCCGACCAGGTCGAGCAACTCGTCGGCGCGGGCCCGGATGGCCTGCTTGGGCCAGCCGAGCAGGCGGGGCACGGTTCCCACATTTGTGTGGATTGTCTGGTGTGGAAAGAGCCCGACGTTCTGGATCACATACCCGATGCGTCGGCGCAGTCGCACCGCGTCAACACCGGTCACGTCTTCGCCGTCGATCAGGATCTCGCCCGCGGTCGGCTCGATCAACCGGTTGATCATGCGCAGCACCGTCGACTTGCCGCAGCCCGACGGGCCGATCAGCACGGCGAGTTCGCCGGCGTTTACGGACAGGCTCAGTTTGTCGACCGCCACCGTGCCGTCGGGGTATTGCTTGCGCACGTCCCGCAGCTCGATTGGCGCGGCCTTGCGATCGGCCGGCGCGCTCGCACCGCCCTCCGGGGTAGCGTCCACCTATGTCCCTCCGCGACCTGGCGTATCAGGATGCCGCCAATCCCTGGTTCTCCTGGGACTACATCCGGACCAATTCGAGCACCATCCTCGACGCTCTTGGCGAGCATGTCACGTTGACGGCCGAAGCCGTTGCCGTCGCAGCGGTCGTCGCCGTGCCGCTGGCCGTGGTCGCCTACTGGTTCCGCCCGCTCAGCGGGCCGATCCTGGCGCTGTCCGGTGTGCTCTACACGATCCCCTCCCTGGCCCTGCTGGCGTTCATCGCGCCGGCGGTCGGCCCGACCAGGTCGACGTCGGTGCTGATCGGGCTGGTCCTCTACGCCCTGCTGCTGATCATCCGAAACACCCTGGCCGGGCTCAACCAGGTGCCGAGCGAGGCGCAGGAGGCCGCGACCGGCATGGGCTATGGGCGGTGGAGCCGGCTGTTCCGGGTCGACCTTCCTCTCGCGCTGCCCGGCATCCTGACCGGCCTGCGGCTGGCCACCGTGTCGACCGTGGCGTTGGTCACCATCGGCGCGCTGATCGGCAAGGGCGGGTTGGGCAACCTGATCCTCGGTGGCTTCCGCAACAACTTCTTCAAGGCTGAGATCACCACTGGCACGATTCTCTGCGTGCTGCTCGCGCTGCTGCTCGATCTGATCCTGATCGGCACTGGACGGGTGCTCACGCCGTGGACCAGGAGAGCTCGATGAACGTCGTGCAGGAGGGGTGGGTCTATCTCAACGACCCGCTCAACTGGACCAACCCGGGCGGCATCCTCGACCGGCTCGGTGAGCACCTGGTCATTTCCGGTGCCGCCGTGGGCCTGGGCCTGCTGATCGCCTGGCCATTGGGCGTCTGGCTCGGCCACAGCGGTCGCGGTGGCGGCCTGGTGGTGCTGCTCTCCGACCTCACGCTGGCGATCCCGACCATCGCGTTGCTGACCATTTTGCCCCTGACCTTCCTCGGCTTCGGCAAGCCGCCGATCATCGTGGCGCTCGCGGTGTTCGCGATGCCTCCGCTGCTTGCCAACGCTTACACGGGGGTACGACAAGTCGACCCTGAGACCCGCGACGCCGCGCGCGGGATGGGGCTGTCCGGCTGGCAGGTGCTGCGCCGCGTCGAGTTGCCGCTGGCCGTGCCCTATCTGGCGGCCGGTTTCCGCACCGCGGCCGTGCAGGTGGTCGCGACGACGGCGCTGGCGTCCTACGTCAACGGTGGCGGGCTCGGCCAGATCATCGCCGAAGGGTTCGGGCTCGGCATCTCGGCCGCGGGTGGGCAGATCCTGGCCGGCGGCGTGCTGGTCGCGCTGCTCGCCCTGCTGGTCGAACTGCTGCTCGCGGTCGTCGAGCGGCTGGTCACCCCGGCGCCGCTGCGTCCGGCGCGGCGGCGTGCCGACCGCGAAGCCGTCGCCACCGGCGCCGCCTGAGCAGTTTGCGCTGCTAATTACCCCTGTCGCGGATAAAGTCCCAGTTCGGCGCTTCGGACGGTTGGGGCATGACTACGCGACAGTGACAATTCAGTGACAACATCCTCAGTTTCTTGTCGGTCCCCACTGACAACATGTTGGGTGAGAAATCGCGGACGGGAAGGTTGTCCCTCCGTCCGTCGGACACGCGGCCGGCCCAGATGGGGTCGCGCCGGGACACGGAAGGCGGGCATTATGCGCGCAGTTTCACGGCTGGCGGTGGGGGCGACGGGAGTCCTCTTCGCAGCCGGTCTTCTCGCGGGTTGCGGTGATGCCGGCTCATCCGGCGCACAGGCGCCGGCGGCCACGGCTGGGGGCGCGGGTTGTGCCCCGGTGGCCGGCCAGCAACTCGTCGTCCTGCAAGACGATAAAAACCTGCAGAACAGCGACAACGTCGTCGCCGCGATCAACACCAAGGCGGCCAGCCCGCAGGTCGTCGCGGCCACCAACAAGGTCGCCGCGGCGCTCGACACGCCGAAGCTGATCCAGCTCAACCGGGCGGTCGACGTCGACCGCAAGACCCCGGCGGTGGCCGCGCAGGAGTTCGCGACCGCCAACAACCTGACCGCCGGCATCGAGAAGGGCACCGGCGGCAACATCATCGTCGGCGAGGCCAACTTCAGCGAGAACGAGACGCTCGGCGAGCTCTACAAGATCGTGCTGACCGCGGCCGGTTACAACGTGACCGTGCAGCAGATCGGCAACCGCGAGCTCTACGAGCCGGCGCTGGAGAAGGGCGACATCCAGGTCGTTCCGGAATACGCGGCCTCGGCGCTCGACTTCCTCAACACGAAGGTCAACGGCGCCAACGCGAAGCCGCTGTCCTCGCCTGACATCACCCAGACGATGGCCGCACTTCGCCCGCTCGGCGACAAGGTGGGCATCACCTTCGGCGAGCCGTCGTCGGCGCAAGACCAGAACGCGTTCGCCGTCACCAAGGCGTTCTCCGACAAATACGGCGTGACCACGCTGTCACAGCTCGCTGACAAGTGCTCCGGCACGGCCACCATCCTCGGCGGCCCGCCTGAGTGCCCGCAGCGTCCCAAGTGCCAGCAGGGTCTGGTCGCGACCTACAACTTCAACGCAGGCAAGTTCAGCTCGCTCGACGCGGGCGGCCCGCAGACGAAGAACGCGCTGCGCACCGGCGCGATCAGCGTCGGCCTGGTGCTGTCCTCCGACGGCGACCTCGCCACTACCTGACCGGTTCCGCGCGGCCGGCACCCTTTTCCCTAGGGTTGCCGGCCGCGCGGGTTACCGCCGGTCACGGGGCAGTAGCGGACGATGGCGCTGGGCGCATCGGGTGACCGGGCGGCCAGGGCAAGCCATTCCGCTGCTCCGGATGTCTAGGTAGGCTTCCGACCCATGCCGACGCGCGACGACGAAGAGCCGCGGGGCCGTCCGCTGCTCAAGTTGTTGTTCTGGGCGGGCATCGGGCTGGCACCGCTCGCGATGGGGTTGCTCCTCATCGCCGATGGCAATGGCCCGCTGCGGATCGCCGCCGTGCTGGCCGTGCTCTCGGTCGTCCTCATCGGACTCTCGATCGGCCTGCGCGGTGACGCCGACTCGATCCGCGGCGACCTGGAAGACCTGGTCGCCGACGAGATCGACCAGTTGCAGGGCGACGTGCGGCGCGACATCGAGACCGCGGCGCGGGCGACAAACCGGTCGCTCGGCGAGAAAGTGCAGGCTTTGCAGCAGACCGTCGACGCGATGCGGGCGCAACTCGATGCCCAGCGCGCGCGCCCACCGGTCGCTGGCGTGCCGGCGCAAGCGGGCGGCGCTCCTGGGTATGGCGCGGCAGCGGGGCGCGACGGCGCGGCCTACGGGCGAGCTGAGGGCGCCACCTACGGACGCGAGCCGGCCGAGGGCGACTACGGCCGCGATTCGGCCGGGCGTGGCGACGGGCGTGAGCCGGCTGCGGCCGGCTATGGCCGCGAGCCGGGCGGGCGCGGCGACGCGCGGGAGCCTGTCGCGGCCGGGTATGGCCGGGATTCGGCGGCGCGCGGCGATGGGCGTGATCCGGCTGCGGCGGTTTATGGGCGCGAGTCCGGCGGGCGTGAGCCGGCCGATGCCGGCTACGGCCGGGAGTCGGGCGGGCGCGGCGATGGGCGTGATCCGGCTGCGGCCGTCTACGGCCGCGATTCGGCCGGGCGTGAGCCGGCCGATGCCGGCTACGGCCGGGAATCGGGCGGGCGCGGCGACGGGCGTGATCCGGCTGCGGCTGTCTACGGGCGCGAGTCCGGCGGGCGCGAACCGGCCGACATCGGCTACAGCCGCGAGTCGGGCGGCCGCGGCGACGGCCGGGAGGCGGATGCGGCCGGCTATGGCCGGGAGCCCGCTGCGGCCGGCTTCGGCCGCGACCCGGGGCGAGGTGATGCGGCCGGCTACGGGCGGGAGTCCACCGGCGCTACCTATGGGCGTGGCTACGACAGCGGCTACGGGCGGGAGGCCGCCGACGACGAGCCCGTCGTGCAGCCGGCGCCGGCGACGTCCGCGCGCACCTACGGCGCGCCGGCCGACGGGCGCGGCGCCACCACTCCGCCGCGGGCGCCGCGGGCCAGGACCCCCGGTGGCGTAGTCCGGCACACCGAGACCGTCCAGGTCACCACCCGGCACACGGTGGTCGACGGACGCGGCGCCAGCTACGGCACCGGCGACATCTACGCCGACGACAACAGCTACGGCGCGACCGACTACCGCTCCGGCGGCACATATGGCGGCGCGACCGACTACCGGTCGGGCGGCACGTATGGCGCCGCGGCCGAGCCCGCCTATGAAAGCTACGGCGGCCGGCGCAGCCGCCCAGACGACGAGCCGGCCGGCTCCTGGACCGAACCGCGGCCATCCGGCGACCGCGAAGAGTCGTTCACCGACCGGCGGCTGCGTGAGTTGCGCGGCGACCGGCCGGCGATCGAGCGCGGCGACGACCCGGCCTACGACGACCAGTGGTCCTCGGCCCGGGCTGGCGACCGCTGGGCCTCCGTCCGCGCCGACGACCGGGGCCGTGAGCTGCGCGTCGGTGAACGCCGGGCGAGTGTGCGGGCCGACGAGACCGGCACCGAATACCGCATCGAGGATCGCTGGGCCGCGGTCCGCCGCGACGACGAGCGGGCCAGCAGCGGCCCCGACGCCTGGTATGCCGACGCCTGGTCAGGCAGCCAGGCCAACTCCGGCGGCGGCAGCACCTACGGCACCGCCGGCAGCACGTATGGCGCCGGCCGTGGCTACGCAGCCGACGACCGCGCTCTGCCCGCCGCCGAGAGCGACACCTCGTGGCGGCGCGGCAACTACGAAGACGACGACCGCGGCGGCGACGACCGCTGGCGGTAGGCCGCTATTTGTCGATGTCGCCGACGACGAAGAACATCGAGCCGAGAATCGCGATCAGGTCCGGCACGAGGCACCCGGGCAGCAGCGTGGTCAGCGCCTGCACGTTGGCGTAGGACGCGGTCCGCAGCTTCATCCGCCACGGCGTCTTCTCGCCGCGCGACACCAGGTAGTAGCCGTTGATGCCGAGCGGGTTCTCGGTCCACGCGTAGGTGTGTCCCTCGGGCGCCTTGACCACCTTCGGCAGCCGCACGTTGACCGGCCCGGTGATCTGGTCGACCCGGTCGA
This genomic interval from Asanoa ferruginea contains the following:
- the folP gene encoding dihydropteroate synthase encodes the protein MGVLNVTPDSFSDGGRYFSTDAGGGLAAAVEHGLAMHRDGAHLVDVGGESTRPGADRVDPETEAARVLPVIRELAAFGVPMSIDTTRASVAAAALEAGATVVNDVSGGLADPDMAKVVAGAGCPWVLMHWRGHSRRMADLANYRDVVSEVRAELSQRIDDALAAGVPADRIVIDPGLGFAKNAEHNWQLTIRLPEFISLGYPVLFAASRKSYLGRLLAGPDGAPRPVDQRTAATVATSVLAVAAGAWGVRVHDVRETTDAIAVWRASGRPRLAQPGENHDG
- the folB gene encoding dihydroneopterin aldolase — protein: MADRITLKGLRARGRHGVLPAERAEGQDFLVDVALELDLSAAARDDDLTKTVDYGVLAGKLVKVITGEPVDLIETLADRLVDVCLDDERVQTATVTVHKPHAPIPHEFADVAVRLRRGRAER
- the folK gene encoding 2-amino-4-hydroxy-6-hydroxymethyldihydropteridine diphosphokinase, whose translation is MTRAVLSLGSNLGDRLAHLTAAIAELTPVLESVSKVYETPPWGDPDQPSYLNAIALVKDETATARDWLDRAQAIETEEGRVRDPNRQFGPRTLDIDVIVVFDAEGQPVLSDDPVLTLPHPRAHLRAFVLRPWADLDPDGELPGHGRIDDLLRGEPLASDVAAVRARPDLRIQSAG
- a CDS encoding DUF3180 domain-containing protein codes for the protein MSQQSPPRGPGPHRPRMGPTQPATLVLAALVAAALAWLLVSMTYASLPDLPWSPTAVLAGLGVLEGYLALNTRARIQRKPGHPAVDPLAVARFAVLAKASSLVGAIFGGFFAGLLIFLIFKHTDAAHHDLPAAIGGVVGSIILVIAALFLERACRVPKRDDEDENHDDDARSTRP
- a CDS encoding ABC transporter permease is translated as MGYDDSIYRRREGDSLDAGGPGDYRDDYPSGEFGIGDLRSTDTTDPGRQGVPAAVLDDVFDDPAHGEPGRDRLAFHIIWEVVLLLAVGGVGYLLIREDSGALRGNALEQLLVAGAALGLLAMGAGLTLRAGAVNLALGPVAVASALHFAENGDRGIVPTLAQATVAALVLGLLVGIVVVVFHVPGWAASLAAALGVLVFIQRRPLPVNVQGGYDPTDHALYLFAGVAIVAVLGGLLGTVKSVRRSVGRFRPVADPARRRGPVAAALTGGAIAISMPLAAGAGVLIAASSDGPIAPSSGLEWTGLAVGAALLGGTSAYGRRGGVFGTVFAVALLVVGQRYITERGWDDITPAVLGAGAVALGLVVTRLVETFGRPKSAGIDDTPWQTTTTGPPMAPAPAPRSPIGERTDSWSSTLPAQPTESRADTWDTERWSGGDR
- a CDS encoding ABC transporter ATP-binding protein; protein product: MDATPEGGASAPADRKAAPIELRDVRKQYPDGTVAVDKLSLSVNAGELAVLIGPSGCGKSTVLRMINRLIEPTAGEILIDGEDVTGVDAVRLRRRIGYVIQNVGLFPHQTIHTNVGTVPRLLGWPKQAIRARADELLDLVGLDPARYGKRYPHELSGGQRQRVGFARALAADPVVLLMDEPFSAVDPIARSGLQREFLRLQAEVRKTVVLVTHDLDEAVRMGDRIVVLSQGGHLEQFGTPAQLLGEPASPFVREFVGKDRGIRRLAVMPVTEDMLTPAGDVTDQLPAVDLGTSLYDALAAMLVTNADYAEVKDGARTAGLISRHRILSIDYPAEQAEDPSGE
- a CDS encoding ABC transporter permease, whose protein sequence is MSLRDLAYQDAANPWFSWDYIRTNSSTILDALGEHVTLTAEAVAVAAVVAVPLAVVAYWFRPLSGPILALSGVLYTIPSLALLAFIAPAVGPTRSTSVLIGLVLYALLLIIRNTLAGLNQVPSEAQEAATGMGYGRWSRLFRVDLPLALPGILTGLRLATVSTVALVTIGALIGKGGLGNLILGGFRNNFFKAEITTGTILCVLLALLLDLILIGTGRVLTPWTRRAR
- a CDS encoding ABC transporter permease, whose translation is MNVVQEGWVYLNDPLNWTNPGGILDRLGEHLVISGAAVGLGLLIAWPLGVWLGHSGRGGGLVVLLSDLTLAIPTIALLTILPLTFLGFGKPPIIVALAVFAMPPLLANAYTGVRQVDPETRDAARGMGLSGWQVLRRVELPLAVPYLAAGFRTAAVQVVATTALASYVNGGGLGQIIAEGFGLGISAAGGQILAGGVLVALLALLVELLLAVVERLVTPAPLRPARRRADREAVATGAA
- a CDS encoding glycine betaine ABC transporter substrate-binding protein, with protein sequence MAGQQLVVLQDDKNLQNSDNVVAAINTKAASPQVVAATNKVAAALDTPKLIQLNRAVDVDRKTPAVAAQEFATANNLTAGIEKGTGGNIIVGEANFSENETLGELYKIVLTAAGYNVTVQQIGNRELYEPALEKGDIQVVPEYAASALDFLNTKVNGANAKPLSSPDITQTMAALRPLGDKVGITFGEPSSAQDQNAFAVTKAFSDKYGVTTLSQLADKCSGTATILGGPPECPQRPKCQQGLVATYNFNAGKFSSLDAGGPQTKNALRTGAISVGLVLSSDGDLATT